The Aspergillus luchuensis IFO 4308 DNA, chromosome 4, nearly complete sequence DNA window CGCACTAATCTTCTGGTTTTCTGGTTTCAATACAGCCCTATTATTGTTCCCTAGCTCGCTTCTGCTCATTTCCCTTTCGCCCCCGCTTCGTTGGGTCCCAAAAGATTGGATTTCCTGGACATTGATTAATGTTAAGAAGAATATCTCTTTCAGATTTGTTTTTTCAACATCCCAAGCATCTAATTGGCTACCACACCAAATGTTATCCTCTCAGCTTTGACCTATCATTGCCACCAGGTCAGCACTGGTTCTGATTCATGAATGCATCATGCACGCCTTGCAGATGTCGATGTATCAAATACTCCGgcgtactccgtactcccAGATAGGAACTTGTCTGCTCAGGACTGTAGATAAAATCCCTTCCACCGAGTCAACACATATATAATGCGCGTCATTGATCGACATAAACCAGGATAACCTAACAATTATGTCGCACTGAAATCTGCCAAGACaactactcctactactcTGCCGCGTAGTAGTAAACTCTAGATCACTGGAGATTTCGATGCTCGTTCGGCAGCTAGCCATTCAATCCACTGCAGTTGGTATATTCAAGAGCGCACTTTGAAGTGTAGCACTACGAAATGTTCGCCAAGCTGTGCTTGTCCTGATAGTAGTCACTCAGTATCTTGTGTACACTTATCTACTAGAGGCAGGTGGCACTGCAGGGCTCCGATAGTAGGGCGCTTGCAGAaggggaatggaaatgaaatgaaatgaagcAAGTCAGTACAACTCCAGTTGGAATTCCACCAGTCACCCTTCATCTGGATAATAACGATCCATTGTTGATTGTCTGATTATCGGTGAAATTACCTTGGGCCAATGAAGGCGGCAGACAGCCTGCTGAATGTCTCCATCCTTAAGTCTTTAGTAAGTACTTTGTAGGAAGTGGTTTAGTTAGTTAAGGCTAGTAAGACGGACTTGGTTGCGCACCCCGTCGACCCACCCCAGTGGGGATTTCCACCTGTCGGAATCGTTCAATGGCCGTCTTGTCCCTGTCCCTGCGGTTGTGCctttctgtcttttctttccttctttccttcccctcattcgCTTTCGTCAAATCTTTTATTCCCCTTCCGATCGGGCGGCCTATTGGCTAGACGAATTGGatttgtttttctctttggGTAATTCCTTGTAGTTGATCGGAGGAGAGTATCCTCCGTACCTGCGGcagacatcatcatgataagGATCACTGCTGAAATTTTACCAGAATGGATCAGGATATTGGTTAGTATCCAGTGCAATATGTTCCCGTCTTCCTGTCGTCCTCCatcttattctaattaaGTATCCCGATTAATTTGTTGTCTTTTACAATTTTTTCAAAAtctcccctttccccacAGAATCAAACAGAAACATAGTCATAGCTCTCTAAACCAGTTTAGGCAAAAATTACGAATACTCGAATCCCCTATTATCCTTCCATAGGTACAAGGTTCACTATGCTGCGTAGGTGGCAGGTCGTAGGTTCCTTGGGAGCGAGGCCAATTagtaagtacgtagtagcagtagtaaaTGGTATGGTACCTTGAGGTACTGAACACCTATCAGTAACTCTAGTGTTTTCTGGTAGTAAATACTGGGAGAGCAGGTACCTCCAGTACAGCCAGTACTAACTAAGTATCTATCCCAATCTACTTTCAGTTAGACCAAGGTACCCGGGTCACATTGTTCTGCCGTCTCATTCGCTCGTGACCCCACCCAtcgctccttctccttccactACCCTGCAGCCCAGCCAGCCTGTGAAAGTTCACCACTTGCTTTTTCCACCCCAAAAACTGACctgacttcctcttcctcctcctcttcccatctTCCTTTGGTCTTCCATCGCCCACCCCCCGCTCGGATCATCTGTATAGATGCTACTCTGTGCCCCCCCGCGTCACTACCTTCTGTTCCCAAAAGTAAGTCACAATTGGGTAAGTACTTTCTATACCTTCCTCTCTCCAGCTTTTCTCTCTATTTTTCTTGCCGAATATCACCCGAGTTGTTTCATACAAGCGTCTGAAGTGGAGCAGGAGGGCTTTCCACTTCCAATCCGTCCGTTTCTTTCCCATAATTTCcacccctcttttcttctgtccGGTGGAGAGGGCACATGAAATCCGCCACGGTCGACAACCGTTGACTGCAAGGCTTTTAGCGTCACGCTCGGTTCAAAGCCCGTTCAGCTCGCCTGGTGCAAGGTCCGCCTGGTGGCCCTGACTGGCGTTCCGGTGCATTCCAGCCTCGTTCCTCAGGATCCTAACAGACACGCTAGTTTCTAGCCAGTCCACTGGCGCTAACCACCACGGCGCGACTGCAATTCGCCGTACCGCTTCTGCTTCGGCCGCGAGAGGTTCGAATACTCTCGGAGACAACACTCATCGGTTTCTCCGCAAACCCTGCCTATCcttttcatccatccattcacccacccaacaacACATCTCTCCCCtaaccccctccctcccccctctcttccctgtcTAAGCTTCCTTGGGTTAAAAAGGTTGTCGAACCAGGTCAGCCCCATTTGCCAGTCCTTGGACTGCCAACCCAAGATAGTCATTCTTTCGACAATTCCACGTACCATATACACGATCTTTGTACTTCGTCGGTACTCCGTCCTGCCCGTCCGTTTGGGGCAGTGGGACCGACGGAAATGCACTTCCTGACCTCAGTAGCAACTCCTCCGTACAGACATGCCACTATTACTACTCCtataatcatcatctgtcCGATCCATGTCGGCACCTAAGATGGGTGACAGCTACGCTATCCAGGATGGTGCAAATCGGTCCCAAGAAGTGAGGAGCTGCTATCATTCTATGGCTGCCGGCCTCCACTATAGCCATTTCGCGCCAGTCCTACGTCCTTTGCCCCTGTTGAAGGGGGGTCGTTCCTGGACTTTATTACCTTTAATTGTGTTGTTCAAACCCATCACCCCTTTCAATTTAAATCCCTGACCCCTGTTTATCTTTCTTGGCTCCTCAAAGGCTCATCCGTCAGCTCGGACTCCCATGCATCTCCAACAAATCACCTGAACGTCTTCCCTGGCTGGTGGCGGATAGTTCGCTAAGTGGCTCCGAACCTAATCCGTCTGCCTCGATCCATGACCGGTGTCCGGCGGATTATGGAGCCAACGCCCGACTAGTGCTGTCGGTAGACTAAGTCTCCCACATGGTGTGCCTACTGCCGCCGCTTCTGTAGCAGGGACGGTTGTCTCGGATGACTCAGGACAGGCTCCAGGCCGGCGACCAGGGTCTAGTATTCTGTAATATGCAGTATTGCCCCTTGAGAGGCCGCGGTTGGCTGACAAGCACACGCTGGTTTGCGGGTTTCGAGCTAGGGAAATCTCAGCGTCCCAGACTTCCACTGACCCGCACGGTGGGATGCAATGGACCGCGGACGGGGTTGCCGGTTCCACGTCGGAAAATTTACGAGCAATAGAGTATGCCGGATGGAGATTACTAGAAACGGTCGATGGTTGTTTCGTCCACTCCATGCATGAGAGATTTACCCGTTACCTCGACTGAAGAAGCACCTCGCTCATGAACGATCACGAGCTGGCGGCCCTCTTGTCTAGTCACTGAATTACCGGGTACATGGCTGTTATTCAGGTTTGCCCGAGTCGGTTTGGCCTCTTGTGGATTATCAGTTCGCCACTTTTACTTTAATGATGTACCGTGATGTTGCTGTCTTTCCATCCATGATACCCACTGCACATGCCATCCTCGATCTCTTCCCGTCTTCCaccttaattttatttattttgttttgttttggaTTTcgaatttatttattttatttctattttattatattttattttttttcttaattctcCCATTTTATCtcattttttcttccttctcttcccgtCTGTCCTCCATATCAGATCGAACGCGGCTGCGCAACCGTGGTTCAAACCCCTATCGAATAGTAAGGCGCAACTCATAGTCTTCTCATCCCCTCCGTGACGTTCAAGCTGCGGACTACCTGCTGCCCTCAAAAAAGCGTGGTGATCATAAGCACCTTCGTTGGCCAGTACGTCCGATGACAACATCCGGGCCTACTACTGCTGGTTCTGCTGTCTAGCCCAGAGGGGTACACTACTAGTCGTCCTGCGATCTACTAGGGCATTGGACTGGGAGCTGGTCCAACCTGGAAACATCTCCGATCCCcgttcccttcttttccatcatttccattgcttctctttctctctcactctcacacTCTCTTTTGGCTCTGAGCCTGATGTACACCTACCTACCTCTGGGGAATTAAGTTGGGTTGACACTTGTAGTATGGTGCCAGATCTTCGTGTACCGAACATCTAAGCTGTGGCCCGTTCAATCCAATTTCCTGTTTTCTGACGCTCGTTCCTTTATCTTATTTCTCTCCATTcgttttattttatctttttattttatttttcatttcCCCAATTTTCCCACACactctttttttttgagTTTGTTCCTCCGCGTTAGCATCAAGCATCTGCCTATCGTTGGCCAATACTCCCTGTATTCAGGACTGAAGGCCATTCGTTCCTTCAGAGGTCCGACACTCGTCCACCGACGAACCCTTCCGTCGTGTGCCCTCGGTGTTGCATCTTTAGCccgaggacgacgacgacgacgagggtggttgtggtgctGTTTACTTTTGGTGGCCAACTTGAAAGTGGATCTCTGGTTGGCCGTGACCAAGGCCTTTCGTTTGTCTAACGCCCTGCGTTATTTCCACTACCGTGATCGTGCTTTTGTTTCCGGCTTGGGCTAAGCACGGGTTAATCTGCTCTATAACCTTCTACCCACCGTCCGGTAGTGTTTCCCACCCCCCGCCCCGGCCGTATCCTAGGACCCAGCAAAGGGATCGACCTTCATTTCTTGCCGTTCGCCGTTGGTCCCAGCGGTGGCCGAGATTCTCCTTTATCGTTTCGGGGGCAAGTCAAGGGGAACAGTCTAAAGTAGGAGAGCAGCGTGGTTCATCTGTTGCGGCTTGTCCACAAGTCTCACTACTATCAGCACAGCCAACCCTGCCTTGTGTCCATCTGTTCTCTGTCTCCTTACTCCGTACTCCCTAAGTTTCTGCAGAGGACCGGCCAACAGGTTCTTATTCTCTGCCTCCCTCCGTCTTTCATCTCGCGGTCCACGGCTCGGAGATCCTGCGCTTCTTCAGCAAGCGCCCCGACTGCTCGTGCAGACCCACCCTACTCTCCCTTGGCTGCGATCCTGGTCGCAGCTTCCATCCATAGTCAGATTTATACAGCAGTGCACCGGATCTTTCTGTCCTTTTGGACCTACTTGCACTAAACTTGCCCCGTTGTGACGCTCTTGGGGATAGCAGACTCTACTTCTATCATGTCAATCAGCGGACCGTGTGTCTGGTTGTCCTCGTTGTCGCCACCTTCGACTTCCCATTTGCCCGCCATAACGAATCATTGGTCGACAGCTTCCTGGAACAGTGAGCAGGCATCGTCAAGACCGAGGGCCCTGCCTTCCAGGCTGCCCGGGTCGTGGGAAAAGGAGGGCGAGCCAACAAAGCCGTCTACCAGCGGTATGCAACCACTTGTGCTCAAGGCTGAGAATGCCTTCACAGCTGCGGCTCCGTCGAATGTATCGAGCCCGGTACAGCAGCGTTCTACAGGGCCCGCTTCCGTCGACAATCGTGAGAATCGGCACACAGAGACAGAGGGCGATGCTTCACgtgtgaagatggagaagcacGGTCACGACGAACTTCAGCTCCCAAGGCCCCAAAAGACAGCCAGTCCCCAGGTCACAACCCAGAAGAcgccggaggagaaggacagGGAAGCTGCAGTACAGCAtgaaaaggagaaggatgatggtgacGCCGACATGCTCTCCTCCGATGATGGGGCAGGGTCGTCAGTAGGCGGTGACAAGAAACAGTCATCAGATTCAAaaagtgaaaagaaaaagatgaagCGCTTTCGGTAAGCAAATGGTTGATCTCATCAGAGGCTATGTACTGAACTAACAATTCTTTGTAGACTCACTCACAACCAAACTCGATTTTTGATGAGTGAATTCACACGTCAGGCTCATCCCGATGCCGCCCATCGAGAGCGACTGTCGAAAGAGATCCCTGGTTTGACTCCACGGCAAGTCCAGGTTTGGTTCCAGAATAGGTATTACCCACAACTCATATTTACAGAAGCCACTCGTACATGGTCACTAACGCATATGTGGCAGACGAGCCAAACTCAAGCGGCTTACAAGCAACGACCGAGAGCGTATCCTGAAATCTCGAGCGTTGCCCGACGATTTCGATACCACTCAAGTGCTACGCACTCCGTTCGACCATAAAACACCAGCAGAGGCACCAGTTGCGTCTCCCCGAACCCTTCTGGCACGTAATCCTGCTTCTAACTCCTTCAAGATGTTACTCACAGATGGCCTGCCCCGACtaaatgatgatgattatgttATATCCCCTCTGAGCTCGGCTTCAACAACAAATGGTTTCTCGGCGGCTGCAGACAGGCATTTCGAAAGTTATGCTCAACCTGGAGTCATGCCCGGGAGAGGAGGCCCTGCACTGTCAGACCTTCACAGACATAATCGCAGTGCTTTCCCATTTCCCAGATCGAGCAGTTTTTCTGAGTCCTCCTTCAATAGCGGACTCAACTTCCCTGGGCGCTTTTCGAGGCCTGGAGTGGAGCCATTGAGCCATCCCAGCATGGCTTATGGTCGCCGTCCGGTAGACTACGCATTGGGTCGGCCAGCTAACGGCATGGTCGTTGGATACGATCACCAGCGGGCGTTAGAGGGCTCCGTATCACCCACAGGTCCACCCGATCAGTCAATCCACTACAATGTGGACAGTCACAGTATGTTTTCCCCTCTAGAGCCATGATGAGCAGTGAACTGACATATCCCGGCATCAGACCAGCAAATACCTAGTTATCATTCTTCATTGGCCATGTCAGCTCCCAAGGGGTATGGTGGCATGGAAATAAACTCTCATTTACAGCAACATGGACGGCAGATGCCTGCCCTACAATCCGTGCCAGTCTCAGACGCGCCTGACTACCGGTCCTACTCATACGACCATCATCCATACGGCATCAGCCACGCGATGCCATACTCGCAAGCCAATGCTTCCAGCATGAGTCTTCCCGCCTCATTTCCTTCCGATACCGCCCAGGGGGCCGTTACGACCTCCGCCGAAGACCGAATGAACCATCCTCCACAGCTAATCGACCCAGCCAGGGCCAAGTTTGGCGGCCAAACTTTTGAATACGCAAACTACCTATAATCCAGGGTTTCTGTGGAAATGGAAGCCCCATATTATGCTTCAACAATCGCAGTGCATCCCATAATTCTTACGGAACTCTACCTCATTTAATCGGCTGCGGTTACATACATTCCTTTTGGCTCCTGGCTTTTGCACCCATTACAGGAGCCTGACTATCATCTCCTaatctctttccttttcccattCTTCCgacttttctttctcggcCGCTTCCTCTGCACTTGCATTCCATATTATCTCGGAGGCGGAAAAATGCATGTATCTTTCAAAATCAGCTAGCTTTTCTTCGGCGGGTCATTAGTGGCGTCTGATTTCAGCCTGTTTTCTCTCCAGTCTTCTCTTATTTCTGAATTCTTCTAGGCGGGCTGCGTGCATTCCTTTGCTGGTTCTGTTTCTCTGGTCTTGCTGCCCACCTAGCTTGTGTTTAttttttggggggtgggcCAAGGAGGCTGCCGTCGGTTTACACCTGTACATGGACATTATATTCTAGttgataattattaaaggTTATACAAGATACTGGCAACGACCGGCGAATGGTGCAATCTCCAAGACTGTCTTCCCTGCTATTGCTTTTCGACCTTTTCCTACATTGAGGTCTTAGTAAGCGCCGCATAGAGTCTACGGCATTTGACTGCTCGGGAGATATACTGTAGCTCCCGCGCCGATCCAACAGTCGGTGCTTGTTCCCGGATCGACCCTTCGATAAGAGTTTGGAACATCCACCGGCTAGGTGATTTATTGCCTACTAGGGCGGAAGGATACCTGAACAAATGATTCAGGACAAAGTGAGTTGCTGTGCCAATGGAGTGATATCATTCTGTACCATACTAaagtaatactagtaaagTAGTTGTGCGGCGACCAATGACAACGCTCAAGATTGAAGAAGGACTGGGCAATAAGCAAACATGCCACCACCAGTCTACGCTCGTGGATTACAAACGCAAGCGATCTGTCTTGCCTGAGCATTGATCCATATTGGGAGGCATTGTCGAATCAGAAGAGGGCGAAAGGCAATGTCTGATGCTTTGAGATGGTCAGCAGTCCGCGATCGCCCCCGTCCGGGCCAATGAGAGCGCGGACATTGCTAATCGCGCCCGATCCGCCGCTCAGCAGAACTCGACTGCGGCAAGTATAAATCCCTGCTACAACCCCATcgtctttgcttcttcagcatACATCATTCGAATATCTTTCTCTGCCTTGGGAATCCACTTGAATCGCTTCTTTATATTACACACTCTTCGTTCTCTTTGATCACAAAACGTTCTTCGTGAAGCCTTAGAAAGATCGATACTTTgaagactactacttaaCTAGTCTCCGCTCCGTCCTTGATTACGTCATATATAGTCCTTGCTCCCTCGGTCTACCGATCAAGAACTACTATATTACAACAAGCGGTCTTCCgtctcttttattttcttcagtcAAATCAATATCCAGTCAAAATGGTCCAcccttcctccacctgctgCAAGACCTCTGGTGATGGCAGCTGTGTTTGCGCTGCCCAGGCCAAGTGCTCCTGCGGCAAGCAGAACGCCCTCCACTGCACCTGCAACAAGGCTTCCACCGAGAACACCGTGAGCGGCGCCCGATGCTCTTGCAGTAAGTCATTTTCTCCCTGTCTACGCAGACTTGAGACACACATGCGTTCAGCCTGGTGCTTCTGCGGACCAATCGCTAACATCATCTCCAGGAGCTCGTCCTGCCGGAGAATGTACCTGTGAACGTTCGGCAACTGAGAACCACCCGGTGACGGGAGCCGCCTGCCCATGCGGCAAGAGGTCTTCCAGTAAGTTTTGAAGTGTCTGGTTTCGAGATGATTCCGAGCTAACAAAGACCTTAGCTTCTTGCACCTGTGAGAAGGCCAGCGCCATTGACGCTGCTGTTGGTCTCGAGACTGACTTCACCACCCGGGCCTAAAAGTCCACTCCTACACCTTTTTGCGGAGGTTCTTGATCGAGTTCTTCTTGACTGTTACTAAATTGCATGCTCTTTGGGGTAACCGGTGTTCTTTACGGAGTTTTCGGGGGCTGAGATTGACCGGATTTATGGTTGCGTGGGTGTTTGACTCTGAATTATTTTGCATTGCCATAGGCTATTCTCATGGGGAAGCGGGAGGTTACGCAGGATCAGTGACGAAGAATCCAATTATGTCTTAGAATTATACCTAATGCGATGACTGTCTGAAAACCCGAACTTAGTGGGGAGATGCGTGTAGGAGTTGTTTCTCGAAGATTTCCTGGTTTCTTCGTCACCAGTAGCAGGGCAATTACTCTCACCGACATGCAAAAGGACAATTTCAATTTGAGCCAAGAGCGGAAATGAAAAATAGCAGGGAAGATTCATCAATCTGCGGAGTGATGTCCCTGCTGCAGTATCCCCACCCGATTGCAGTGCCTTGAAATCCGATAAGGTTCCTGTAGATCTAGAACCACTCCTCTTGAGCACAAATGCAGTTTGTGGGTGGTGTGTGTAGAAAGTTTAACGCCACTGTCGTAAAAATTGATATAGCTTAGCAAGCGATCATCCAACATAGAACTCCAAAATAAACAATGATTTTCTTCACTTTTCCTCCAGGAGGATAAGCAGCAGCTCCTATTCCATAAATGGGGTTGACAGATGCACCGCCACAGCGCAACAACATTTATCCTGGTCTCCGCCGGATCGCCCGCGGAAGTGGCTGAGGCAGCTTCCCTCCTGGGCCAAAAGGGTCTCGttctccctcctttccgCTGCCGGACTGCCTCCACGTCTATCTGCTCGTCCCTGTCCCAGAGAGCTCGACTTTCTGATCGGAGCCATCTACCGGGCTTTTCACCATCTTCCTGCTCTTCTAACTCTCTGGACAGTCCCCCCTACCCCTCGATTTGCGATTCGACTATCCGTCCCACCCTCCCCCCTGTCGCGCGTTCTCCGAAAGGCCAcacccccccctcctcctccagatcTCGGCTCCTCCACTTGGCTCACCATTGCCCTTGCGCCATGCTCCATGCACCATAGCCACTAAAGCGGAATTGACAACGAAAAACCCCGAAAGAAGGGACTGGACATGATTGTATGACATACACTCATTTGGAGGATTCTCACTAGCGTGGTGTTTGCGCTTACATGACTCCTTGAAGTTCAGGAACGACGAATTCGACAGCTCTCGATTTGATTTCCTGCTCTAATAATTGATCCTTAATTGGTCTCACGTCATATGCTATATCGGTCAACATGTCGTCTATGCGAGGTTTGGTTCAGTTCATCGCCGACTTGCGAAATGCAAGAGCGCGCGAACTCGAAGAGAAGCGGGTGAATAAGGAATTGGCCAACATTCGGCAGAAGTTCAAGGGTGGCAGTTTGAATGGTtatcagaagaagaaatacgTTTGCAAGTTGCTCTACGTCTACATTCAAGGATACGATGTCGACTTCGGTCACCTCGAGGCCGTGAACCTGATTTCCTCCACCAAATACTCCGAGAAGCAGATCGGTTACCTGGCGGTCACTCTCTTTTTACACGAGCAGCATGAACTGCTCCACCTGGTTGTCAACAGTATACGGAAGGATCTGTTAGATCACAATGAGTTGAATAACTGTCTAGCCTTGCACGCGGTTGCGAACGTCGGCGGAAGAGAAATGGGCGAGGCGCTTTCGACAGATGTCCATCGGCTCCTGATTAGCCCGTGAGTGCCTCTACGGTCCTTCTGTCGTCGGCCTTTTGCCTGTCTGACTGACTGGGATCTAGTACCTCCAAGGCCTttgtcaagaagaaggctgcgCTGACCCTCCTTCGACTGTATCGCAAGTTCCCCGACATTGTACAGAACGCTTGGGCGGAACGGATAATCTCCTTGATGGATGACCCCGATATGGGTGTCACGCTTTCGGTCACCTCGCTTGTAATGGCATTGGCCCAGGATAAACCCGATGAGTACAAAGGTTGCTACGTCAAGGCCGCACATCGCCTGAAAAGGATAGTGGTGGATAACGACATTGCCTCCGACTACCTTTACTACCGCGTGCCATGTCCTTGGATTCAGGTCAAGCTGTTGCGGTTGCTTCAGTACTATCCTCCAGCAGGTATGTCTTCCATGTATCATTATCGGCTGTATGTGCACCACTAAACTACTGAACAGAGGATAGCCATGTTCGCGAGATTATCCGTGAGTCGCTACAGCAAATCATGAACTTGGCCATGGATGCACCGAAGAATGTCCAGCAGAACAATGCCCAGAATGCCGTTCTTTTCGAGGCgatcaatctcctcatccatctcgATACCGAGCACAGCCTTATGATGCAAATATCTACACGTCTTGGAAAGTACATCCAGTCGCGAGAAACAAATGTTCGGTACTTGGGGTTGGAAGCCATGACGCATTTCGCGGCTCGGGCCGAGACTCTAGATCCGATCAAGAAGCACCAGAATATTATTCTCGGATCGCTCCGGGACCGCGATATCAGTGTTCGGCGCAAAGGTCTGGATTTGGTTTACAGTATGTGCGACACCACAAACGCCGGTCCGATTGTGAACGAGCTACTGCGTTACCTTCAGACGGCCGACTACGCCATCCGCGAGGAGATGGTGCTGAAGGTTGCTATTCTCACCGAGAAGTATGCCACCGACGCGCAGTGGTACATTGACATGACCCTTAAGCTCTTGTCGCTGGCTGGAGATCACGTCAACGAGGAAGTGTGGCAACGAGTAATCCAGATCGTGACCAACAACGAAGAGCTGCAGGCTTATGCAGCGCACAACTTGCTTGGATATCTGAAGACCGATTGTCACGAGAGCTTGGTGAAGATTGGATGCTATGTTCTGGGTGAATTTGGCCATCTGATCGCCGACAATCAAGGCTCAAGTCCTATTGAGCAGTTCTTGGCGCTGCAAGCAAAGATGATCACCAGCACCGACACGACACGAGCGATGATTCTGTCCTCCTTTGTCAAATTTGTCAACCTCTTCCCCGAGATCAAACCTCAACTTCTGCACATATTCCGTTTGTATAGCCACTCCCCAGATTCTGAATTGCAGCAGCGTGCTTTTGAATATTTGTCGCTGGCGACGCTTCCCACCGATGACCTTCTGCGGACGGTGTGCGACGAAATGCCACCCTTCTCAGAGCGCGCCTCGATTCTGCTCTCTCGGCTGCACCAGAAGACGGCCGGCACgacagagaagaagacgtgGGTGGTGGGCGGCAAGGATGCCAACGCCGACAAACAAGAGGTGCTCATGGCGCAGAACACGGGACTGAAGCGCAGCTTCACCACAATCGTTAATGGCCACAAGACCGGGGCCAATGGCACGACAGCCACATCGGGGGCATCGGGCGACCTAGCAGGACTGGATCTTAGCGCCCCATCAGGCCCGCCGCCGAACATGGCCAGTGCGGCTCATCTCACGCCGGACTGGGATATCGGGTACAACCGACTTTACTTTGGCGATGAAGGTGTGCTGTTCGAGGATGCGCAAATTCAAGTTGGTCTGCGTTCCGAGTACCGAGGGCACATGGGTGTGGTGAAGATTTACATCTCTAATAAATCGTCCTACTCTATCGGGTCCCT harbors:
- a CDS encoding homeobox domain-containing protein (COG:K;~EggNog:ENOG410PIG7;~InterPro:IPR001356,IPR009057;~PFAM:PF00046;~go_function: GO:0003677 - DNA binding [Evidence IEA]) is translated as MSISGPCVWLSSLSPPSTSHLPAITNHWSTASWNSEQASSRPRALPSRLPGSWEKEGEPTKPSTSGMQPLVLKAENAFTAAAPSNVSSPVQQRSTGPASVDNRENRHTETEGDASRVKMEKHGHDELQLPRPQKTASPQVTTQKTPEEKDREAAVQHEKEKDDGDADMLSSDDGAGSSVGGDKKQSSDSKSEKKKMKRFRLTHNQTRFLMSEFTRQAHPDAAHRERLSKEIPGLTPRQVQVWFQNRRAKLKRLTSNDRERILKSRALPDDFDTTQVLRTPFDHKTPAEAPMLLTDGLPRLNDDDYVISPLSSASTTNGFSAAADRHFESYAQPGVMPGRGGPALSDLHRHNRSAFPFPRSSSFSESSFNSGLNFPGRFSRPGVEPLSHPSMAYGRRPVDYALGRPANGMVVGYDHQRALEGSVSPTGPPDQSIHYNVDSHNQQIPSYHSSLAMSAPKGYGGMEINSHLQQHGRQMPALQSVPVSDAPDYRSYSYDHHPYGISHAMPYSQANASSMSLPASFPSDTAQGAVTTSAEDRMNHPPQLIDPARAKFGGQTFEYANYL
- a CDS encoding AP-2 complex subunit alpha (COG:U;~EggNog:ENOG410Q10Q;~InterPro:IPR016024,IPR011989,IPR012295,IPR013041, IPR002553,IPR008152,IPR003164,IPR017104,IPR009028;~PFAM:PF01602,PF02296,PF02883;~go_component: GO:0030117 - membrane coat [Evidence IEA];~go_component: GO:0030122 - AP-2 adaptor complex [Evidence IEA];~go_component: GO:0030131 - clathrin adaptor complex [Evidence IEA];~go_function: GO:0035615 - clathrin adaptor activity [Evidence IEA];~go_process: GO:0006886 - intracellular protein transport [Evidence IEA];~go_process: GO:0015031 - protein transport [Evidence IEA];~go_process: GO:0016192 - vesicle-mediated transport [Evidence IEA];~go_process: GO:0072583 - clathrin-dependent endocytosis [Evidence IEA]), producing MSSMRGLVQFIADLRNARARELEEKRVNKELANIRQKFKGGSLNGYQKKKYVCKLLYVYIQGYDVDFGHLEAVNLISSTKYSEKQIGYLAVTLFLHEQHELLHLVVNSIRKDLLDHNELNNCLALHAVANVGGREMGEALSTDVHRLLISPTSKAFVKKKAALTLLRLYRKFPDIVQNAWAERIISLMDDPDMGVTLSVTSLVMALAQDKPDEYKGCYVKAAHRLKRIVVDNDIASDYLYYRVPCPWIQVKLLRLLQYYPPAEDSHVREIIRESLQQIMNLAMDAPKNVQQNNAQNAVLFEAINLLIHLDTEHSLMMQISTRLGKYIQSRETNVRYLGLEAMTHFAARAETLDPIKKHQNIILGSLRDRDISVRRKGLDLVYSMCDTTNAGPIVNELLRYLQTADYAIREEMVLKVAILTEKYATDAQWYIDMTLKLLSLAGDHVNEEVWQRVIQIVTNNEELQAYAAHNLLGYLKTDCHESLVKIGCYVLGEFGHLIADNQGSSPIEQFLALQAKMITSTDTTRAMILSSFVKFVNLFPEIKPQLLHIFRLYSHSPDSELQQRAFEYLSLATLPTDDLLRTVCDEMPPFSERASILLSRLHQKTAGTTEKKTWVVGGKDANADKQEVLMAQNTGLKRSFTTIVNGHKTGANGTTATSGASGDLAGLDLSAPSGPPPNMASAAHLTPDWDIGYNRLYFGDEGVLFEDAQIQVGLRSEYRGHMGVVKIYISNKSSYSIGSLTTTVDNPAAPNLKIDTKSLPDPSVPAVGQTQQTFLVEGRGPFTEAPTIRISYLAGALQAYTLQLPILMHRYMEPSALSAEDFFKRWRQIGGGPLEAQKTFGVTARHKEIGESFTRRVVEGFGWKILDNVDPNAKNIVGCAVYQFAEGKTGCLLRLEPNYERSMYRITIRATQESVPQALAKLMEQKLSQGERGDSGR